The Tistrella bauzanensis genome includes a region encoding these proteins:
- a CDS encoding hydantoinase B/oxoprolinase family protein codes for MNVMSSERREGLVRGGLTLKENRARILDLTAKTGYYAGLETLALKQSDPIGYEKMFSKLRGGLVHARETAKKIAASPIVEQEGELCFTLYNAAGDCVLTSTGIIIHVGTMGAAIKYMIENGWESNPGISPGDMFTNNDCSIGNVHPCDIATIVPIFWQDKLVGWVGGVTHVIDTGSVGPGSMSTGQIQRFGDGYQVTCRKTGINDVPLRDWLHESQRSVRTTKYWILDERTRIAGCHMIRDLVEEVLAEQGVDHWESFAYEVIEEGRRGLQSRVKAMTIPGTYRKVAFVDVPYAHEDIGCPSAFAKIDSIMHAPVEMTINADATWRLDFEGASRWGWHTYNANQVAFTSGIWVMMTQTLVPTERINDGAYYGTKFRLPKGTWMNPDDRRTGHAYAWHFLVSSWSALWRGVSTAYYGRGYLEEVNAGNGNTSNWLQGGGINQDGEVHAVNSFETAATGTGASAIKDGLDHAAAIWNPEGDMGDMEIWELAEPLIYLGRNVKANSGGYGQYRGGCGFETLRMVWKAEDWTMYFMGNGYMVSDWGLMGGYPSATGYRFEAHDTGLARRIANGEPLPFGADTDPDNPDYENRIDPAARVKRDHQAMTTEAVFENHDLYLNYIRGGPGFGDPLDRDPASIEKDLNERALLPRYAASVHGAVAMKVGGGRWEVDAAATAERRAQMRRDRIARSRPTRDWMADERRRILDKQASLQVRHMFATSFGLSGKFLNDFRRFWDLPDDWTIVESELGIPSFGSKHRMDLSALPDVTTIRLVEE; via the coding sequence ATGAATGTGATGTCATCCGAACGGCGCGAGGGTCTGGTTCGCGGCGGGCTGACGCTGAAGGAGAACCGGGCGCGGATCCTGGATCTGACGGCGAAGACCGGCTACTACGCCGGCCTTGAGACGCTGGCCCTGAAGCAGAGCGACCCGATCGGCTATGAGAAGATGTTCTCGAAGCTGCGCGGTGGCCTGGTTCATGCCCGCGAGACCGCCAAGAAGATCGCCGCCTCGCCGATCGTCGAGCAGGAGGGCGAGCTGTGCTTCACCCTCTATAACGCCGCCGGCGACTGTGTGCTGACCTCGACCGGTATCATCATCCATGTCGGCACCATGGGGGCCGCGATCAAATACATGATCGAGAATGGCTGGGAGTCCAATCCCGGCATCTCGCCCGGCGACATGTTCACCAACAACGACTGCTCGATCGGCAATGTCCATCCCTGCGACATCGCCACCATCGTGCCGATCTTCTGGCAGGACAAGCTGGTCGGCTGGGTGGGTGGCGTCACCCATGTGATCGATACCGGCTCGGTCGGTCCCGGCTCGATGTCGACCGGCCAGATCCAGCGCTTCGGCGACGGCTATCAGGTCACCTGCCGCAAGACCGGCATCAACGACGTGCCGCTGCGCGACTGGCTGCACGAAAGCCAGCGCTCGGTGCGCACCACCAAATACTGGATCCTGGACGAGCGCACCCGCATCGCCGGCTGCCATATGATCCGCGATCTGGTGGAGGAGGTTCTGGCGGAACAGGGGGTCGACCACTGGGAGAGCTTCGCCTACGAAGTCATTGAAGAAGGCCGCCGTGGCCTGCAAAGCCGGGTCAAGGCGATGACCATTCCCGGCACCTATCGCAAGGTCGCCTTCGTCGACGTGCCCTATGCCCACGAGGATATCGGCTGCCCCTCGGCCTTCGCCAAGATCGACAGCATCATGCATGCGCCGGTCGAGATGACGATCAATGCCGATGCCACCTGGAGGCTGGATTTCGAGGGCGCCAGCCGCTGGGGCTGGCACACCTACAACGCCAATCAGGTCGCCTTCACCAGCGGCATCTGGGTGATGATGACCCAGACCCTGGTGCCGACCGAGCGGATCAATGACGGCGCCTATTACGGCACCAAGTTCCGGCTGCCCAAGGGCACCTGGATGAACCCCGACGACCGGCGCACGGGGCATGCCTATGCCTGGCATTTCCTGGTGTCGAGCTGGAGCGCGCTGTGGCGCGGCGTCTCCACCGCCTATTACGGCCGTGGCTATCTGGAAGAGGTCAATGCCGGCAACGGCAACACCTCGAACTGGCTGCAGGGCGGCGGCATCAATCAGGATGGCGAGGTCCACGCGGTCAACAGCTTCGAGACCGCCGCCACCGGCACCGGCGCCTCGGCGATCAAGGACGGGCTGGACCACGCCGCCGCGATCTGGAACCCCGAAGGTGACATGGGCGATATGGAGATCTGGGAGCTGGCCGAGCCCCTGATCTATCTGGGCCGCAATGTGAAGGCCAATTCCGGCGGCTATGGCCAGTATCGCGGCGGCTGCGGCTTCGAGACCCTGCGCATGGTGTGGAAGGCCGAGGACTGGACCATGTATTTCATGGGCAATGGCTACATGGTCAGCGACTGGGGCCTGATGGGCGGCTATCCATCGGCGACCGGCTATCGCTTCGAAGCCCATGACACCGGCCTTGCCCGCCGGATCGCCAATGGCGAGCCCCTGCCCTTCGGCGCCGATACCGACCCCGACAATCCGGATTACGAGAACCGGATCGATCCGGCTGCGCGGGTGAAGCGCGACCATCAGGCGATGACCACCGAGGCGGTGTTCGAGAACCACGACCTGTATCTGAACTATATCCGTGGCGGGCCCGGCTTCGGCGATCCGCTGGACCGCGACCCGGCCTCGATCGAGAAGGATCTGAACGAACGCGCCCTGCTGCCGCGTTATGCGGCCTCGGTCCATGGCGCCGTTGCCATGAAGGTGGGCGGTGGCCGCTGGGAAGTCGATGCCGCGGCCACGGCCGAACGCCGCGCGCAGATGCGCCGCGACCGCATCGCCCGCAGCCGCCCGACCCGCGACTGGATGGCCGATGAACGCCGCCGGATCCTGGACAAGCAGGCCTCGCTGCAGGTGCGGCACATGTTTGCCACCAGCTTCGGACTGTCGGGCAAGTTCCTGAATGATTTCCGCCGGTTCTGGGATCTTCCCGACGATTGGACGATCGTCGAGAGCGAGCTTGGCATCCCGTCCTTCGGGTCGAAGCATCGCATGGATCTGTCGGCCCTGCCCGATGTGACGACCATCCGGCTGGTCGAGGAATGA
- a CDS encoding sigma-54-dependent Fis family transcriptional regulator: MTGHNPALVAVRDVIGSSWRRCLETGVDPAGREAPMVCSDDRLGMLRDRAEDLRRAAAPVMGDARAFLAETGTMMVLGDPQGVVLDVQGDTRTRDHGEVIRLMPGADWTEAASGTNAIGTALALGAPVQIHAVEHFCAGIKQWTCSAAIIHDPVDRSPLGVLDISGLSGSHNAHCLALAVTAAGQIESRLARRELDIRARLIEAVLGDSRWPMDSIVVFDHRGRPVRIGDRARLLLKDRSGGAGNRAPVLTDQAGNRLPDWLRAERVEPVFDGVRRIGSICVVPQGRPHLDGTLRKREIGAASGAAGIREGGAADTDPFAGVIGDSPPLLKAKATARRLAGVDVPVLLTGPTGTGKEVFARAIHGASPAARGPFIAVNCGALARDLLASELFGYGEGAFTGARRGGMPGKFEAADGGTLFLDEIGEMPLELQAHLLRVLEQASVVRVGEVRERSVRVRLVAATHRDLAADVTAGRFRGDLYFRIAVTSIDLPPLGARGADIARLACHFAAAAAHRHGLVRRQPSDEALDVLTRHDWPGNVRELRNVIEQATILTLGDRIDPADLPPAIRALNGGAPSSSADPAEAVCRLDQTEAAAILTAVTQSGWNLTRAARRLGIAKSTLYEKLHRHGIRRPRP; the protein is encoded by the coding sequence GTGACCGGCCACAACCCGGCGCTGGTCGCTGTGCGTGATGTGATCGGCAGCAGTTGGCGACGCTGCCTCGAAACCGGGGTCGACCCGGCCGGGCGCGAGGCGCCGATGGTGTGCAGCGACGACCGGCTGGGCATGCTGCGCGACCGTGCCGAGGATCTGCGCCGCGCGGCAGCACCAGTGATGGGCGATGCCCGCGCCTTTCTGGCCGAAACCGGCACGATGATGGTGCTGGGCGATCCGCAGGGCGTGGTGCTGGACGTGCAGGGCGACACCCGGACCCGCGACCATGGCGAGGTGATCCGGCTGATGCCGGGCGCCGACTGGACCGAGGCCGCAAGCGGCACCAATGCGATCGGCACGGCACTGGCGCTGGGCGCGCCGGTGCAGATCCATGCGGTGGAACACTTCTGTGCCGGCATCAAGCAATGGACCTGCTCTGCCGCCATCATCCACGATCCGGTCGACCGAAGCCCGCTGGGCGTGCTCGATATCTCCGGGCTGTCGGGGTCGCACAATGCCCATTGCCTGGCGCTCGCGGTCACTGCCGCCGGTCAGATCGAAAGCCGGCTGGCCCGGCGTGAACTCGATATCCGGGCGCGGCTGATCGAAGCAGTGCTCGGCGACAGCCGCTGGCCGATGGACAGCATCGTCGTCTTCGATCATCGCGGGCGGCCGGTGCGGATCGGCGACCGTGCGCGGCTGTTGCTGAAGGATCGCTCCGGCGGTGCCGGCAACCGGGCGCCCGTGCTCACCGATCAAGCCGGCAACCGGCTGCCGGACTGGCTGCGCGCCGAGCGGGTCGAGCCGGTCTTCGATGGCGTGCGGCGGATCGGGTCGATCTGCGTCGTGCCGCAGGGACGGCCGCATCTGGACGGCACCCTTCGCAAGCGCGAGATCGGCGCGGCCAGCGGGGCGGCCGGCATCCGGGAAGGCGGTGCTGCCGATACCGATCCCTTTGCCGGTGTCATCGGCGACAGCCCGCCGCTTCTGAAAGCCAAAGCCACCGCGCGCCGGCTGGCGGGGGTCGACGTTCCGGTGCTGCTGACCGGGCCGACCGGCACCGGCAAGGAGGTGTTCGCCCGCGCGATCCATGGGGCGAGCCCGGCGGCGCGCGGACCGTTCATCGCGGTCAATTGCGGGGCATTGGCCCGCGATCTGCTGGCGTCCGAACTGTTCGGCTATGGCGAGGGCGCCTTCACCGGCGCCCGCCGTGGCGGCATGCCGGGCAAGTTCGAGGCGGCCGATGGCGGCACGCTGTTTCTGGATGAAATCGGCGAGATGCCGCTGGAACTCCAGGCCCATCTGCTGCGGGTTCTGGAACAGGCAAGCGTCGTGCGGGTGGGCGAGGTGCGCGAGCGGTCGGTGCGGGTGCGGCTGGTTGCGGCCACCCATCGCGATCTTGCAGCTGACGTCACCGCCGGCCGGTTCCGGGGCGATCTCTATTTCAGGATCGCGGTCACCAGCATCGATCTGCCGCCGCTTGGCGCGCGCGGCGCCGACATTGCCCGGCTTGCCTGCCATTTTGCGGCCGCCGCCGCTCATCGCCACGGTCTGGTCCGCCGCCAGCCATCCGATGAGGCGCTCGATGTGCTGACCCGTCACGACTGGCCGGGCAATGTGCGGGAATTGCGCAATGTGATCGAGCAGGCAACCATCCTCACCCTGGGCGACCGGATCGACCCGGCCGATCTGCCGCCGGCGATCCGGGCGCTGAATGGCGGCGCGCCGTCGTCATCGGCCGATCCCGCTGAAGCCGTCTGTCGTCTGGATCAGACCGAAGCCGCGGCGATTCTGACGGCGGTGACCCAGTCGGGCTGGAATCTGACCCGGGCGGCGCGGCGGCTCGGCATTGCCAAGAGCACGCTGTATGAAAAGCTTCACCGCCATGGCATTCGCCGCCCGCGGCCATGA
- a CDS encoding hydantoinase/oxoprolinase family protein gives MEQAGVPVQVMGIDAGGTMTDTFFVRADGRFVVGKAQSNPDNEAHAVMESSADALEQWNRSVGAVYDELVTCVYSGTAMLNRVVQRKGLDVGLIVNRGLEDHHRMGRAIQSYLGYGFEDRIHLNTHRYDQPLVPASRTRGVTERCDSQGQIVIPLREDEVRVAARELIEAGARAIVISLLHSYKNGAPERRVRDICLEVVAELGADIPVFASVDYYPVRKESHRTNTTILEAYAAEPSRRTLTRISDSMREVGGRFDLRVMASHGGTISWKAKELARTLVSGPIGGVIGSRFLGQMLGYDNIACSDIGGTSFDMALITKGNFAIASDPDMARLVLSLPLVAMDSVGAGAGSFVRLDPHTGAIKLGPDSAGYRVGVCWADSGIDTVSVSDCHVVLGYLNPDNFLGGAVKLDVERARKAIADQIAGPLGLSVEAAAAGVIELLDLSLRDHLRATISAKGYSPGDFVCFSYGGAGPVHTYGYTQGLGFRDVIVPAWAAGFSAFGCATADFEYRYDKSVDVAIPADAGDDAKARACATLQQAWLELSDRVIEEFAINGFKPEDVLLSPGYRMQYLGQLNDLEIISPITTAQTPADWDKLVDAFDETYARVYASAARSPELGFSVTGAIMRGSVATTKPVLPEEADAGPVPPETARLGTRRFYRNGAWEDAVIWRMEDLKAGNRIEGPAIVESPATTFVLPRGFATRLDSHRLFHLIETDAG, from the coding sequence ATGGAACAGGCAGGCGTTCCCGTGCAGGTCATGGGCATCGATGCCGGCGGCACGATGACCGACACGTTCTTCGTCCGTGCCGACGGCCGTTTCGTCGTCGGCAAGGCGCAGAGCAATCCCGACAACGAGGCGCATGCGGTGATGGAAAGCTCCGCCGATGCGCTGGAGCAATGGAACCGCAGTGTCGGCGCGGTCTATGACGAGCTTGTCACCTGCGTCTATTCCGGCACGGCGATGCTGAACCGGGTGGTGCAGCGTAAGGGGCTGGATGTCGGCCTGATCGTCAATCGCGGGCTGGAAGATCATCACCGCATGGGCCGGGCCATCCAGAGCTATCTGGGCTATGGCTTCGAAGACCGGATCCATCTGAACACCCACCGCTATGATCAGCCGCTGGTGCCGGCATCCCGCACCCGTGGCGTCACCGAGCGCTGCGACAGCCAGGGCCAGATCGTCATTCCGCTGCGGGAAGACGAGGTCCGGGTCGCCGCCCGCGAGCTGATCGAGGCCGGCGCACGGGCGATCGTGATCAGCCTGCTGCATTCCTATAAGAACGGCGCCCCGGAACGGCGCGTCCGCGATATCTGCCTTGAGGTGGTGGCAGAGCTTGGCGCCGACATCCCGGTCTTCGCGTCCGTCGATTACTACCCAGTGCGCAAAGAGAGCCACCGCACCAACACCACCATTCTTGAGGCCTATGCCGCCGAGCCGTCGCGCCGGACCCTGACCCGGATCAGCGACAGCATGCGCGAGGTCGGCGGGCGCTTCGACCTTCGGGTCATGGCCAGCCATGGCGGCACGATCAGCTGGAAGGCCAAGGAACTGGCCCGCACGCTGGTGTCTGGTCCGATCGGCGGCGTGATCGGGTCGCGCTTCCTGGGCCAGATGCTGGGCTATGACAACATCGCCTGTTCCGATATCGGTGGCACCAGTTTCGATATGGCCCTGATTACCAAGGGCAATTTCGCCATCGCATCCGACCCAGACATGGCGCGGCTGGTGCTGTCGCTGCCCCTGGTCGCCATGGACAGCGTCGGCGCCGGCGCCGGCAGCTTCGTCCGCCTGGATCCTCATACCGGTGCCATCAAGCTCGGCCCAGACAGCGCCGGCTATCGCGTCGGCGTGTGCTGGGCCGATAGCGGTATCGACACGGTCAGCGTCTCGGACTGCCATGTGGTGCTGGGTTATCTCAACCCCGACAACTTCCTGGGCGGGGCCGTGAAGCTGGATGTCGAACGGGCCCGCAAGGCGATCGCCGACCAGATCGCGGGGCCCCTGGGCCTGAGCGTCGAGGCGGCGGCAGCCGGTGTGATCGAACTGCTCGACCTGTCGCTGCGCGATCATCTGCGGGCGACGATCAGCGCCAAGGGCTACAGCCCCGGTGACTTCGTCTGCTTCTCGTACGGTGGCGCCGGGCCGGTGCACACCTATGGCTACACCCAGGGGCTTGGCTTCCGCGACGTGATCGTGCCCGCCTGGGCGGCGGGTTTCTCGGCCTTCGGCTGCGCCACCGCCGATTTCGAATACCGCTATGACAAGAGCGTCGACGTGGCGATACCGGCCGATGCCGGCGACGACGCCAAGGCCCGTGCCTGCGCGACACTTCAACAGGCCTGGCTGGAACTGTCGGACCGGGTGATCGAGGAATTCGCCATCAACGGCTTCAAGCCCGAGGACGTGCTGCTGAGCCCCGGCTATCGCATGCAGTATCTGGGGCAGTTGAACGATCTGGAGATCATCAGTCCGATCACCACCGCCCAGACCCCGGCCGACTGGGACAAGCTGGTCGACGCCTTCGATGAAACCTATGCCCGGGTCTATGCCAGTGCCGCCCGCTCGCCTGAGCTGGGCTTCAGTGTCACCGGCGCGATCATGCGCGGCAGCGTCGCCACCACCAAACCGGTGCTGCCGGAAGAAGCCGATGCCGGCCCGGTCCCGCCCGAGACCGCACGCCTGGGCACCCGGCGCTTCTATCGCAATGGCGCCTGGGAAGATGCGGTGATCTGGCGGATGGAAGATCTGAAGGCGGGCAATCGCATCGAAGGCCCGGCGATCGTGGAAAGCCCGGCCACGACCTTCGTGCTGCCACGCGGCTTCGCCACCCGCCTCGACAGCCACCGGCTGTTCCATCTGATCGAGACCGACGCCGGCTGA